A stretch of Paenibacillus peoriae DNA encodes these proteins:
- a CDS encoding DUF4280 domain-containing protein, protein MEEASVQPGSGAKKSYVVAGAILSCSYGTQPTRLKRPFSHGVYVKNKAQMNIGDYVPGVNIKSFGNCSSPLNPAVQASEMVDIYGVKKAPCIPVLTMPWLNGKSDMRIEGQPALTQNCTHQCLYCGHIQIENDGQELD, encoded by the coding sequence ATGGAAGAAGCAAGTGTGCAGCCTGGGTCAGGTGCGAAAAAAAGCTATGTCGTGGCAGGTGCGATTTTAAGCTGTAGTTACGGTACACAGCCTACGCGTTTGAAGCGCCCTTTTAGCCACGGGGTGTATGTCAAAAATAAAGCCCAGATGAATATTGGAGATTATGTGCCTGGAGTGAACATAAAATCTTTTGGAAATTGCTCCAGTCCGCTGAATCCGGCTGTGCAAGCCAGTGAGATGGTCGATATTTATGGGGTGAAAAAGGCTCCGTGTATTCCTGTCCTTACGATGCCTTGGCTGAACGGGAAAAGTGACATGCGCATCGAGGGCCAGCCCGCTCTTACGCAGAACTGTACGCATCAATGTCTTTATTGCGGACACATACAGATCGAAAATGACGGTCAGGAGCTGGATTAA
- a CDS encoding protein adenylyltransferase SelO codes for MTEKKEIADQIGWNFDNSYSRLPESMFTKLNLTPVRSPKLIIFNHPLAASLGLNGTALQRNDGVTELAGNQVPDGAAPLAQAYAGHQFGHFNMLGDGRALLLGEQITPLSERVDIQLKGSGRTPYSRGGDGRAALGPMLREYIISEAMHALGIATTRSLAVVSTGESIIRETEQPGAILTRVAASHIRVGTFQYVSAWGTSQDLRTLADYTLERHYPEVANDENRYLSLLQEVIKRQAELIAKWQLVGFIHGVMNTDNMTLSGETIDYGPCAFMDTYDPETVFSSIDRQGRYAYANQPHIAAWNLARFAETLLPLLHDNREQAVTLAEDAISDFAKIFHHHWLAGMRAKLGIFNEEQEDESLIEELLNIMQKHRADYTNTFRALTLNKLEDTVLFSTEEFTQWHEQWQARLDRQQESQDSSHQLMRSSNPAIIPRNHRVEEALEAAVEREDYRVMEQLLKVLSNPYAYSTEQEMYSTLPEESNCSYRTFCGT; via the coding sequence ATGACGGAGAAAAAAGAAATAGCAGATCAAATAGGGTGGAACTTCGATAACAGTTATTCTCGTCTGCCGGAATCCATGTTTACAAAGCTCAACCTAACTCCTGTCCGCTCACCAAAGCTGATTATTTTTAATCATCCGTTGGCAGCATCACTGGGGCTGAACGGTACAGCGCTGCAAAGGAATGATGGCGTAACGGAGCTGGCCGGCAACCAGGTTCCAGATGGAGCCGCACCTCTTGCTCAAGCTTACGCAGGTCATCAATTCGGGCATTTTAACATGTTAGGAGATGGGCGTGCTCTGCTGCTTGGCGAACAGATCACTCCCTTGAGTGAGCGGGTTGATATTCAGCTCAAGGGCTCAGGCAGAACGCCATACTCCCGCGGTGGTGATGGCCGGGCGGCACTTGGGCCAATGCTTCGCGAATACATCATCAGTGAGGCGATGCATGCGCTGGGTATTGCTACCACCCGCAGCTTGGCGGTGGTATCCACGGGTGAGTCGATCATCCGGGAAACCGAGCAGCCCGGTGCCATTCTGACCCGTGTGGCTGCCAGTCATATTCGGGTCGGAACCTTTCAATACGTCTCAGCATGGGGCACGTCCCAAGATCTCCGTACTCTGGCTGATTATACCTTGGAAAGACACTACCCGGAAGTTGCCAATGACGAAAACCGTTACCTTTCACTGCTACAGGAAGTGATTAAGCGTCAGGCCGAGCTGATTGCCAAATGGCAGCTGGTTGGTTTTATTCACGGGGTGATGAACACCGACAATATGACCCTTAGCGGAGAAACCATTGATTATGGTCCTTGCGCTTTTATGGATACCTATGATCCTGAGACGGTATTCAGCTCCATCGACAGGCAGGGCCGCTATGCTTATGCCAATCAGCCGCATATTGCTGCGTGGAATCTCGCGAGATTTGCTGAGACGCTCTTGCCACTGCTGCATGACAACAGGGAGCAGGCTGTCACACTGGCTGAGGATGCAATTTCAGATTTCGCAAAAATATTTCACCATCATTGGCTTGCGGGAATGCGGGCGAAGCTAGGGATCTTTAACGAAGAGCAGGAGGATGAATCTCTTATTGAGGAGCTTCTGAATATCATGCAGAAGCATCGTGCCGACTACACCAATACCTTCCGTGCCCTAACTTTGAACAAGCTGGAGGATACGGTTCTGTTCAGCACTGAGGAATTCACCCAGTGGCACGAGCAGTGGCAGGCGAGACTGGACAGACAGCAGGAATCGCAAGATTCATCGCATCAGCTGATGCGCAGCAGTAATCCTGCTATCATCCCACGCAATCATCGGGTAGAAGAAGCACTGGAAGCTGCGGTGGAACGAGAAGACTACCGGGTGATGGAGCAGCTTCTTAAAGTTCTTTCGAACCCTTATGCTTACTCTACCGAACAGGAAATGTACTCTACATTGCCAGAGGAATCCAACTGCTCATACCGAACCTTTTGTGGTACCTGA